One uncultured Gellertiella sp. genomic window carries:
- a CDS encoding bifunctional (p)ppGpp synthetase/guanosine-3',5'-bis(diphosphate) 3'-pyrophosphohydrolase, giving the protein MMRQYELVERVQKYKPDANEALLNKAYVYAMQKHGQQKRASGDPYISHPLEVAAILTEMHLDESTIAVALLHDTIEDTSATRAEIDELFGEDIGALVEGLTKIKKLDLVTKKAKQAENLRKLLLAISDDVRVLLVKLADRLHNMRTLDHMSAEKRARISEETMEIYAPLAGRMGMQDMREELEELSFRHINPEAYETVTQRLEELSRRNEGLVKKIEDELRDLLVANGLVGASVKGRQKKAYSVFRKMQSKSLSFEQLSDVYGFRIIVESIPACYQALGVVHSRWRVVPGRFKDYISTPKQNDYRSIHTTIVGPSRQRIELQIRTKRMHDIAEYGIAAHTLYKDAPGGAEGEALGRESNAYSWLRHTIESLAEGDSPEEFLEHTKLELFQDQVFCFTPKGKLIALPRGATPIDFAYAVHTNIGDTTVGAKINGRIMPLVTRLANGDEVEIIRSGVQVPPAAWEEIVVTGKARAAIRRATRMAIRKQYSGLGHRILERTFERAGKIFSREVMKPALHRLGQKDVEDAIAAVGRGEVSSLDVLRAVYPDHQDERITVKPSSDEGWFSMNSASGMAFRLPGQMKGGVAEAGSAPIRGLSGALDVRFAPSGAVPGDRIVGIMDAGDEGITIYPIQASALQKFDDEPERWIDVRWDLDFANKSRFFARILINAINEPGTLAKVAQTVATLDVNIRTLSMVRVAIDFTEMALDLEVWDLRQLNQLLAQLRELDCLATVKRVFD; this is encoded by the coding sequence ATGATGCGGCAATACGAGCTCGTTGAGCGCGTTCAGAAATACAAGCCTGACGCCAACGAAGCTCTCCTGAACAAGGCCTATGTCTATGCGATGCAAAAGCATGGACAGCAGAAGCGGGCAAGCGGCGATCCCTATATCTCGCACCCGCTCGAAGTTGCCGCCATCCTCACCGAAATGCATCTGGATGAATCGACCATCGCGGTGGCCCTGCTGCACGATACGATCGAGGATACCAGTGCCACCCGCGCGGAGATCGACGAGCTGTTCGGCGAGGATATCGGTGCGCTGGTCGAGGGCCTGACCAAGATCAAGAAGCTCGATCTCGTCACCAAGAAGGCCAAGCAGGCCGAAAACCTGCGCAAATTGCTGCTGGCCATTTCCGATGATGTCCGGGTACTGCTGGTCAAGCTTGCCGACCGGCTGCACAACATGCGCACGCTCGACCACATGTCGGCGGAAAAGCGGGCCCGGATTTCCGAAGAAACCATGGAAATCTATGCACCGCTGGCCGGTCGCATGGGCATGCAGGACATGCGCGAAGAGCTGGAGGAACTGTCCTTCCGCCACATCAACCCGGAAGCCTACGAAACCGTCACCCAACGGCTGGAAGAGCTGTCGCGTCGCAACGAGGGGCTGGTCAAGAAGATCGAGGACGAATTGCGCGACCTGCTGGTCGCCAATGGCCTGGTCGGGGCCTCGGTCAAGGGGCGGCAGAAGAAGGCCTATTCGGTATTCCGCAAGATGCAGTCGAAGTCGCTGTCCTTCGAGCAATTGTCCGATGTCTACGGCTTCCGCATCATCGTCGAGAGCATTCCGGCCTGCTATCAGGCGCTGGGCGTGGTCCACAGCCGCTGGCGCGTCGTGCCGGGGCGGTTCAAGGACTATATCTCGACACCGAAGCAGAATGACTATCGCTCGATCCACACCACCATTGTCGGCCCGTCGCGCCAGCGCATCGAATTGCAGATCCGCACCAAGCGGATGCATGACATTGCCGAATATGGCATCGCCGCCCACACGCTCTACAAGGATGCGCCGGGTGGCGCGGAAGGCGAGGCGCTGGGGCGCGAATCCAATGCCTATTCCTGGCTCCGCCACACGATTGAATCGCTTGCCGAAGGCGACAGCCCGGAAGAATTTCTCGAGCACACCAAGCTCGAACTGTTCCAGGACCAGGTGTTCTGCTTCACGCCGAAGGGCAAGCTGATCGCGCTGCCGCGCGGGGCGACCCCCATCGACTTTGCCTATGCTGTGCACACCAATATCGGCGATACCACCGTGGGTGCCAAGATCAACGGGCGGATCATGCCGCTGGTCACCCGGCTTGCCAATGGCGACGAGGTGGAGATCATCCGTTCCGGCGTGCAGGTGCCGCCGGCCGCCTGGGAAGAAATCGTCGTCACCGGCAAGGCGCGCGCCGCCATCCGCCGCGCCACCCGCATGGCGATCCGCAAGCAGTACAGCGGCCTTGGCCACCGGATTCTCGAGCGCACCTTCGAGCGGGCCGGCAAGATTTTTTCCCGCGAGGTGATGAAGCCCGCCTTGCACCGGCTGGGCCAGAAGGACGTCGAGGACGCGATAGCCGCCGTCGGTCGCGGCGAGGTGTCGTCGCTCGATGTGCTGCGCGCCGTCTATCCCGATCACCAGGACGAGCGGATCACCGTCAAGCCAAGCTCCGACGAGGGCTGGTTCAGCATGAATTCCGCCTCCGGCATGGCGTTCCGCCTGCCCGGGCAGATGAAGGGCGGCGTTGCGGAAGCGGGCTCGGCCCCGATCCGTGGCCTGTCGGGCGCGCTCGATGTCCGCTTTGCCCCCTCGGGCGCGGTGCCGGGCGACCGCATCGTCGGCATCATGGACGCGGGCGACGAGGGCATCACCATCTATCCGATCCAGGCCTCGGCCCTGCAAAAGTTCGACGACGAGCCCGAGCGCTGGATCGACGTGCGCTGGGATCTCGATTTTGCCAACAAGTCGCGTTTCTTCGCCCGCATCCTGATCAATGCGATCAACGAGCCGGGGACGCTTGCCAAGGTCGCCCAGACCGTGGCCACCCTCGATGTCAATATCCGCACCCTCAGCATGGTGCGGGTCGCCATCGATTTCACCGAAATGGCGCTGGATCTCGAAGTCTGGGATCTCCGGCAGCTGAACCAGCTTCTGGCCCAGCTGCGCGAGCTCGATTGCCTCGCCACGGTGAAGCGGGTCTTCGACTGA
- a CDS encoding DUF3563 family protein encodes MFGSIRKLARSLRLPSVQEREMAYLCESRDHYDFEFRQRQVDRGLFRKEL; translated from the coding sequence GTGTTTGGATCTATCAGGAAGCTCGCCCGCAGCCTGCGTCTGCCCTCCGTGCAGGAACGCGAAATGGCCTATCTCTGCGAAAGCCGCGATCACTATGATTTCGAATTTCGCCAGCGCCAGGTGGATCGTGGCCTGTTCCGCAAGGAGCTCTGA
- a CDS encoding DUF2062 domain-containing protein produces MLFRRRHKPGVGEKLKALFWPRKGFRRPFQYFGMRILRLNATPHAIAAGLAAGVAAAWTPFIGLHIVLSFGLAYLLAGNMLAAVLGTTAFGNPITYPFIWGLSWKLGNYLLGSAASLGAGGIDLHHLFHTLSISQLWRPFIAPMLLGAAPPAVISGIVSYIAVYFAARVFQARRRQRLSEVARNRVSNDGSGIITV; encoded by the coding sequence ATGTTGTTCCGTCGTAGACATAAGCCCGGAGTTGGCGAAAAACTGAAAGCGCTGTTTTGGCCGCGCAAGGGGTTCAGACGTCCGTTTCAGTATTTCGGCATGCGCATCCTGCGGCTCAATGCAACGCCGCATGCGATTGCGGCGGGTCTCGCTGCCGGTGTTGCTGCGGCCTGGACCCCGTTTATCGGGCTCCACATCGTGCTGTCGTTTGGTCTTGCCTATCTGCTTGCCGGCAACATGCTTGCTGCCGTGCTCGGCACAACCGCTTTCGGCAATCCGATCACCTACCCCTTCATCTGGGGCCTGAGCTGGAAACTCGGCAATTACCTGCTGGGCTCGGCGGCGTCACTTGGGGCGGGCGGCATCGATCTCCACCACCTCTTCCACACGCTGTCGATCAGCCAGTTGTGGCGTCCCTTTATCGCGCCCATGCTGCTCGGCGCTGCGCCGCCTGCCGTGATCAGCGGCATTGTCAGCTATATCGCGGTCTATTTTGCCGCCCGTGTCTTTCAGGCGCGCCGTCGTCAAAGACTCTCCGAAGTTGCCCGCAATCGCGTCAGCAATGATGGCAGCGGCATCATTACCGTCTGA
- the acpS gene encoding holo-ACP synthase, which translates to MIIGIGSDLTDIRRVEKSLDRFGERFTTRCFTAVEQAKSDGRKNRAASYAKRFAAKEACAKALGTGIAQGVFWKDMGVINLPSGKPTMHLANGAGERLAAMLPEGHRAVIHLTITDDYPYAQAFVIIEACPI; encoded by the coding sequence ATGATCATAGGCATTGGCAGCGACCTCACGGATATTCGCCGGGTCGAAAAATCCCTCGACCGTTTCGGCGAACGCTTCACCACGCGCTGCTTTACCGCGGTCGAGCAGGCAAAATCCGATGGCCGCAAGAACCGCGCCGCCTCCTATGCCAAGCGCTTTGCCGCCAAGGAGGCCTGCGCCAAGGCGCTCGGAACCGGCATCGCCCAGGGCGTGTTCTGGAAGGACATGGGCGTCATCAATCTTCCCTCCGGCAAGCCGACCATGCATCTGGCCAATGGTGCGGGCGAACGGCTCGCTGCCATGCTGCCGGAAGGCCATAGGGCCGTGATCCATCTGACCATCACCGACGATTATCCCTATGCCCAGGCCTTCGTGATCATCGAAGCCTGCCCGATATAG
- the lepB gene encoding signal peptidase I — translation MAEQSVHKSNAFWENVKVIIEALLLAVVIRTLLFQPFTIPSGSMMPTLLVGDYIFVNKFAYGYSKYSLPFSPDLFSGRVFGSDPKRGDIVVFRKPSEPSIDYIKRCVGLPGDRIQVTNGVLFINGTPVPKQPDGAFTSDYRKDPGVNVPVFRETFDNGATFDTLDQVRDGEGDNTREFLVPAGHYFMMGDNRDNSLDSRFDVGFVPAENLVGRASFITFSIGNDTSFAELWKWPSNMRWNRIFKAVQ, via the coding sequence GTGGCCGAACAGTCAGTTCACAAGTCGAATGCTTTTTGGGAAAATGTAAAGGTCATCATCGAGGCCCTGCTGCTGGCGGTGGTGATCCGGACCTTGCTGTTCCAGCCTTTCACCATTCCGTCCGGCTCGATGATGCCGACTTTGCTGGTCGGCGATTACATTTTCGTCAACAAGTTTGCCTATGGCTATTCGAAATATTCGCTGCCCTTCTCGCCGGATCTGTTCAGCGGCCGGGTGTTCGGCAGTGATCCGAAGCGCGGCGATATCGTGGTGTTCCGCAAGCCGTCCGAACCGTCAATCGACTATATCAAGCGCTGCGTCGGCCTGCCCGGCGACCGCATCCAGGTGACCAATGGCGTGCTGTTCATCAACGGCACCCCGGTGCCGAAACAGCCGGATGGTGCCTTCACCTCCGATTACCGGAAGGACCCCGGCGTCAATGTCCCGGTGTTCCGCGAAACCTTCGACAATGGCGCGACGTTTGATACGCTTGATCAGGTGCGGGATGGCGAAGGCGACAATACCCGCGAATTCCTGGTGCCGGCGGGCCATTATTTCATGATGGGCGACAATCGCGACAATTCGCTGGACAGCCGCTTTGACGTCGGATTCGTCCCGGCGGAAAATCTGGTCGGTCGCGCCTCGTTCATTACCTTCTCCATCGGCAATGACACATCCTTTGCCGAATTGTGGAAATGGCCGTCCAACATGCGCTGGAACCGCATCTTCAAGGCAGTCCAATGA
- the rnc gene encoding ribonuclease III yields the protein MTSAKGPGPKGLGPEDVARLEAVIGYDFSDKERLDRALTHASALSSRGGNYERMEFLGDRVLGLCVAEHLFETFKDAKEGELSVRLNQLVSAATCAAVADDMELHRFIRTGADVKKITGKRMLNVRADVVESLIAAIYLDGGLEVARRFILRYWEKRVQERDSGRRDAKTALQEWAHAKFAVTPTYRVDDRSGPDHDPRFTVTVEIAGTRPEQGVERSKRAAEQVAATRILEREGVWPASAKD from the coding sequence ATGACCTCGGCGAAGGGACCCGGCCCGAAGGGGCTCGGACCGGAAGACGTCGCCCGGCTGGAGGCTGTGATCGGCTATGATTTCAGCGACAAGGAGCGGCTGGACCGCGCCCTGACCCATGCCAGCGCGCTCTCGTCGCGCGGCGGCAATTATGAGCGGATGGAATTCCTCGGTGACCGGGTTCTCGGGCTTTGCGTCGCCGAGCACCTGTTCGAGACGTTCAAGGATGCCAAGGAAGGCGAACTGTCGGTGCGGCTGAACCAGTTGGTGAGTGCGGCGACCTGCGCTGCCGTTGCCGATGACATGGAACTGCATCGCTTCATCCGCACCGGAGCCGATGTCAAGAAGATCACCGGCAAGCGCATGCTGAACGTGCGCGCCGATGTGGTCGAGAGCCTGATTGCCGCGATCTATCTGGATGGCGGGCTGGAGGTGGCGCGGCGCTTCATTCTGCGCTATTGGGAAAAGCGGGTGCAGGAACGCGACAGCGGTCGACGCGATGCCAAGACGGCCCTGCAGGAATGGGCCCATGCAAAATTCGCGGTGACGCCCACCTATCGGGTGGATGACCGCAGCGGACCGGATCACGATCCCCGCTTTACGGTGACAGTTGAAATTGCCGGCACAAGGCCGGAACAGGGTGTGGAGCGCTCCAAGCGGGCGGCGGAACAGGTTGCCGCCACGCGCATTCTGGAGCGGGAAGGCGTTTGGCCCGCGTCCGCCAAAGATTGA
- the era gene encoding GTPase Era has translation MASETGDVPATAPAATRSGFVALIGATNAGKSTLVNRLVGAKVSIVSHKVQTTRAIVRGIAIHKQAQIVFMDTPGIFKPRRRLDRAMVTTAWGGAKDADLIALLVDSERGLRGDAEQILEGLKEVHQPKLLLLNKIDQVRPEELLKLAAAANEKIAFERTFMISATTGSGCTDLMDYLHDALPEGPWYYPEDQISDLPMRQLAAEITREKLFLRLHQELPYSSHVETEKWEERKDGSVRIEQVIYVERDSQKKIALGKNGEAIKAISMASRKELSEILEQPVHLFLFVKVRENWGDDPERFREMGLEFPKG, from the coding sequence ATGGCATCTGAGACCGGCGATGTGCCTGCCACGGCGCCTGCCGCAACACGGTCGGGCTTCGTCGCCCTGATCGGCGCCACCAATGCCGGCAAGTCGACGCTGGTCAACCGGCTGGTCGGGGCCAAGGTCTCGATCGTCAGCCACAAGGTGCAGACCACCCGCGCCATCGTGCGGGGCATCGCCATCCACAAGCAGGCGCAGATCGTCTTCATGGACACGCCCGGCATCTTCAAGCCGCGCCGCCGTCTCGACCGGGCGATGGTCACCACCGCCTGGGGCGGGGCCAAGGATGCCGACCTGATCGCGCTTTTGGTCGACAGCGAGCGTGGCCTGCGCGGCGATGCCGAACAGATCCTCGAAGGCCTCAAGGAAGTCCACCAGCCGAAGCTGCTGCTGTTGAACAAGATCGACCAGGTGCGCCCGGAAGAGCTGCTGAAGCTCGCCGCTGCCGCCAACGAGAAGATTGCCTTCGAGCGCACCTTCATGATCTCCGCCACCACCGGCTCCGGTTGCACGGATCTGATGGACTATCTGCATGACGCGCTGCCGGAAGGTCCTTGGTACTATCCCGAGGACCAGATCTCCGACCTGCCGATGCGCCAGCTTGCCGCCGAAATCACCCGCGAAAAACTGTTCCTGCGCCTGCACCAGGAGTTGCCCTATTCCTCCCATGTCGAAACCGAGAAGTGGGAAGAGCGCAAGGACGGCTCGGTGCGCATCGAGCAGGTGATCTATGTCGAGCGCGACAGCCAGAAGAAGATCGCGCTCGGCAAGAACGGCGAGGCAATCAAGGCAATCTCCATGGCCTCCCGCAAGGAACTGTCGGAAATCCTCGAGCAGCCCGTGCACCTGTTCCTGTTCGTCAAGGTCCGCGAAAACTGGGGCGACGACCCCGAACGCTTCCGCGAAATGGGACTGGAATTCCCCAAGGGGTAA
- the recO gene encoding DNA repair protein RecO: protein MQWQEEAIILGVRRHGESSVIVEVMTAGHGRHMGMVRGGRSRTMQPVLQPGNLVEVVWRARLDEHLGEFRIEPLRQRAARLMETATSLYGLQSMAALLRLLPERDPHPHLFEALNIILDHLENPADAGELFVRFELAVLNDLGFGLDLAECAATGQRHDLIYVSPKSGRAVSREAGAPYAERMLRLPPFLGEGDRPAATAETLDAAFRLTAHFLHRHVYDPRGIAMPSAREGFVQAALKALQVPPGQT from the coding sequence ATGCAATGGCAGGAAGAGGCCATCATTCTCGGCGTCAGGCGGCATGGCGAAAGCAGCGTCATCGTCGAGGTGATGACTGCTGGCCATGGACGCCATATGGGCATGGTGCGCGGCGGGCGGTCGCGGACGATGCAGCCGGTGCTGCAACCCGGCAACCTGGTCGAGGTTGTCTGGCGGGCGCGGCTGGACGAGCATCTCGGCGAATTCCGCATCGAGCCGCTGCGCCAGCGGGCGGCACGGCTGATGGAAACCGCGACCTCGCTCTACGGGTTGCAGTCGATGGCGGCGCTGCTGAGGCTTTTGCCCGAGCGCGATCCGCACCCGCATCTCTTCGAAGCCCTCAACATCATCCTCGATCATCTCGAGAATCCTGCCGATGCCGGTGAACTCTTCGTGCGCTTCGAGCTTGCGGTGCTGAACGATCTCGGCTTTGGCCTCGATCTTGCGGAATGCGCGGCAACCGGCCAGCGCCATGACCTGATCTATGTCTCGCCGAAATCGGGCAGGGCGGTCAGCCGGGAGGCAGGCGCGCCCTATGCGGAGAGGATGCTGCGGCTTCCGCCATTTCTCGGAGAGGGAGACCGGCCGGCGGCGACGGCGGAAACCCTCGATGCCGCCTTCCGGCTGACGGCGCATTTCCTGCACCGGCATGTCTATGATCCCCGTGGGATCGCCATGCCATCGGCCCGCGAAGGCTTCGTGCAGGCGGCGCTTAAGGCGTTGCAGGTCCCGCCCGGGCAGACTTGA